One Castanea sativa cultivar Marrone di Chiusa Pesio chromosome 4, ASM4071231v1 DNA window includes the following coding sequences:
- the LOC142631087 gene encoding uncharacterized protein LOC142631087: protein MRPDVWRLLLGYAPPNSDRKEGVLRRKLLEYLGCVSQYYDIPDTERSDDEINILCQIAVDYCPCTVADVSFFLEPQVQKSLEEIYVK from the exons ATGCGCCCTGATGTGTGGAGGCTTCTTTTG GGATATGCACCACCTAATTCAGATAGAAAGGAGGGAGTCTTAAGAAGGAAGCTCCTTGAGTATCTTGGCTGTGTTTCTCAGTATTATGACATTCCAGATACAGAAAGATCGGATGACGAGATCAATATTCTTTGCCAG ATTGCCGTTGATTATTGTCCATGCACCGTAGCAGATGTCTCTTTCTTCCTAGAACCACAAGTTCAGAAATCCTTGGAAGAAATATATGTCAAGTAA